The following proteins come from a genomic window of Triticum aestivum cultivar Chinese Spring chromosome 6A, IWGSC CS RefSeq v2.1, whole genome shotgun sequence:
- the LOC123132497 gene encoding very-long-chain aldehyde decarbonylase GL1-2, whose protein sequence is MAPPLSSWPWASLGIYKYFLLGPLVWKVAQEWAEQGGAPLGSPWLHLLALFSARGLTYQFWFSYSNMLFLTRRRRVVPDGVDFRQVDHEWDWDNFLVLQTLIGAALVNGPLPLLPGLKDLRVWDPRGLGIALLLHVGFSEPVFYWAHRALHGAPLFGPYHAGHHSTPVTQPLTAGFGTPLEALLLTLTMGVPLAGAFLMGAGSLGLVYVHLLTFDYLRSMGYSNVEVISHRVFEAVPPLRYLIYTPTYLSLHHREKDSNFCLFMPLFDLLGGTLNSKSWELQKEIYKGKNDGVPEFVFLVHVVDIMSSMHVPFVLRSISSVPFENHLILLPFWPVALVYGMLMWCCSKTFLVSFYYLRGRLHQTWSVPRHGFQYFIPAAKAGINRQIELAILRADRMGVKVLSLAALNKNEALNGGGTLFVDKHPDLRVRVVHGNTLTAAVILNEIPSNTKEVFLTGATSKLGRAIALYLCWKKIRVIMLTMSSERFLKIQREAPAEFQQYLVQVTKYQAAQNCKTWLVGKWLSPREQRWAPPGTHFHQFVVPPIIGFRRDCTYGKLAAMRLPKDVQGLGSCEYSMERGVVHACHAGGVVHFLEGWEHHEVGALDVDRIDVVWKAALKHGLTPV, encoded by the exons ATGGCGCCCCCTCTCTCCTCCTGGCCATGGGCGAGCCTGGGCATATACAAG TACTTCCTGCTGGGCCCGCTGGTGTGGAAGGTGGCGCAGGAGTGGGCGGAGCAGGGCGGCGCGCCGCTGGGCTCGCCGTGGCTGCACCTGCTGGCGCTCTTCTCCGCCCGCGGGCTGACCTACCAGTTCTGGTTCTCCTACAGCAACATGCTcttcctcacccgccgccgccgcgtcgtccCCGACGGCGTCGACTTCCGCCAGGTCGACCACGAGTGGGACTG GGATAACTTCCTGGTGTTGCAAACGCTGATTGGTGCGGCGCTGGTCAACGGCCCGCTGCCCCTCCTCCCGGGACTGAAGGATCTCCGCGTGTGGGACCCGCGCGGGCTGGGCATCGCGCTGCTGCTGCATGTGGGCTTCTCAGAGCCCGTGTTCTACTGGGCCCACCGGGCCCTGCACGGGGCCCCGCTCTTCGGCCCGTACCACGCCGGCCACCACTCCACGCCGGTGACCCAACCACTGACAG CTGGATTCGGCACGCCGTTGGAGGCCCTGCTGCTGACGCTGACGATGGGGGTCCCGCTGGCAGGGGCCTTCCTGATGGGGGCTGGGTCCCTGGGCCTGGTCTACGTGCACCTCCTCACCTTCGACTATCTTCGGAGCATGGGGTACAGCAACGTGGAGGTCATCTCCCACAGGGTCTTCGAGGCCGTTCCCCCGCTCCGATACCTCATCTACACCCCGAC GTATCTGAGCCTGCACCACAGGGAGAAGGACTCCAACTTCTGCCTGTTCATGCCGCTCTTCGACCTCCTGGGCGGCACCCTAAACTCCAAGTCATGGGAGCTGCAGAAGGAGATCTACAAGG GGAAGAACGATGGGGTGCCGGAGTTCGTGTTCCTGGTGCACGTGGTGGACATCATGTCGTCGATGCACGTCCCGTTCGTGCTGCGCTCCATCTCGTCGGTGCCGTTCGAGAACCACCTCATCCTGCTGCCCTTCTGGCCCGTGGCCCTGGTCTACGGGATGCTCATGTGGTGCTGCTCCAAGACCTTCCTCGTCAGCTTCTACTACCTCCGCGGCCGGCTCCACCAGACCTGGAGCGTGCCCCGCCACGGCTTCCAGTACTTCATCCCGGCCGCCAAGGCCGGCATCAACCGCCAGATCGAGCTCGCCATCCTCCGCGCCGACCGGATGGGCGTCAAGGTCCTCAGCCTCGCCGCCCTCAACAAG AACGAGGCATTGAATGGAGGTGGCACACTGTTCGTGGACAAGCACCCTGACCTGAGGGTGAGGGTGGTGCACGGCAACACCCTCACGGCCGCCGTCATCCTGAACGAGATCCCCAGCAACACCAAGGAGGTGTTCCTCACCGGCGCCACGTCCAAGCTCGGCCGGGCCATCGCCCTCTACCTCTGCTGGAAGAAGATCAGAGTCATC ATGCTGACCATGTCGTCGGAGAGGTTCTTGAAGATCCAGAGGGAGGCGCCGGCGGAGTTCCAGCAGTACCTGGTGCAGGTCACCAAGTACCAGGCCGCGCAGAACTGCAAG ACGTGGCTCGTGGGCAAGTGGCTGTCGCCGAGGGAGCAGCGGTGGGCGCCGCCGGGGACGCACTTCCACCAGTTCGTCGTGCCGCCCATCATCGGCTTCCGCCGCGACTGCACCTACGGCAAGCTCGCCGCCATGAGGCTCCCCAAGGACGTGCAGGGCCTCGGCTCCTGCGAG TACTCGATGGAGCGAGGGGTGGTGCACGCGTGCCACGCCGGCGGAGTGGTGCACTTCCTGGAGGGGTGGGAGCACCACGAGGTGGGCGCCCTCGATGTCGACCGGATCGACGTTGTGTGGAAGGCGGCGCTCAAGCACGGCCTGACGCCGGTGTGA